The Macrococcoides canis genome has a window encoding:
- a CDS encoding lipoate--protein ligase encodes MKFIHNNNITDPTINLAMEEYVLKHLPKDDSYFLFYVNEPSIIIGKNQNTFAEINQSYVDEHNIHVVRRISGGGAVYHDLGNLNFSFVTKADEDSFHNFKKFTMPIVEALNALGVGAEMSGRNDLQVGERKISGNAMFQSGDRMFGHGTLMLNSDIEEVVKSLSVNEKKLITKGIKSIRARVANIQEFLETPMEMETFKKTLLNSIFKGEAVETYVLTEEDWKQIEALSNEKYRNFDWNYGKNPKYNYEVKQKFPGGMLELKIDVKNGIMQDVKIYGDFFGVGEIAEVEAMLKGLPHQKQSVEAQIERIDFAHYFGRVTAEEFLSLIAI; translated from the coding sequence ATGAAATTCATTCATAATAATAACATTACAGATCCGACAATTAATCTTGCAATGGAAGAATACGTCCTAAAGCATCTGCCAAAAGATGATTCTTACTTCCTATTCTATGTGAATGAACCTTCTATTATTATCGGTAAGAATCAGAACACATTTGCAGAGATTAACCAGTCCTATGTGGATGAACATAACATCCATGTAGTACGCCGTATCTCTGGTGGAGGTGCGGTATATCATGACCTCGGCAATCTTAACTTTAGTTTTGTCACTAAGGCGGATGAAGATAGCTTCCATAACTTTAAGAAGTTTACTATGCCGATCGTAGAAGCGTTGAATGCACTTGGAGTTGGCGCTGAAATGAGTGGACGTAATGATCTGCAGGTCGGCGAACGTAAAATTTCCGGAAATGCAATGTTTCAGTCAGGAGATCGCATGTTCGGTCATGGGACGTTAATGCTCAATAGCGATATTGAAGAAGTCGTGAAGAGCTTATCAGTGAACGAAAAGAAACTCATCACAAAAGGCATTAAGTCTATTCGTGCACGTGTCGCTAATATTCAGGAGTTCCTTGAAACACCGATGGAAATGGAAACGTTCAAGAAGACGTTACTGAACTCAATCTTTAAAGGCGAAGCAGTAGAGACATATGTGCTGACTGAAGAAGACTGGAAGCAGATTGAAGCACTCAGCAATGAGAAGTATCGTAACTTCGACTGGAATTATGGTAAGAACCCGAAATACAACTATGAAGTGAAACAGAAGTTTCCAGGTGGTATGCTGGAGCTTAAAATTGACGTAAAAAATGGGATTATGCAAGATGTTAAGATTTACGGAGATTTCTTCGGTGTGGGAGAAATTGCAGAAGTAGAAGCAATGTTAAAAGGATTACCCCATCAAAAGCAGTCTGTCGAAGCACAAATCGAAAGAATAGATTTTGCGCATTATTTTGGCAGGGTGACAGCAGAAGAATTTTTAAGTTTAATCGCAATATAG